The following is a genomic window from Micrococcus cohnii.
ACGACGCCGGAGCCACCTTCGCCCTCGACGACGCTCTCCGGGCCGCACGCGACGCCGAGTCAGACGGGGCCGACTGGCTCGACGTGGGCGGAGTGCCGTTCGCCCCCGGCGACGAGCTCGACCCGCGCCACGAGGCCGACCGCGTGGTGCCGCTGATCCGGGCCCTGCGGGAGGACCCCGACTCCACCACGATCCTCTCGGCGGACACGTTCCAGCCCCACGTGGCCGAGGCGGCCCTCGCTGCCGGGGCGGACGTCGTCAACGACACCAGCGGCCTGTTCTACGACGACCTGGCACGCGTCACCGCGGCCGCCGACGCCCACCTGGTCGTCACCCACTCGCTCGCCCACGTGCACGGCCCCCGCACGGTGGTGCCGGCGCCGCACTACGGCGACGTGGTGGCCGAAGTCCGGGAGCACCTGTGCCGCACGGTCGACAAGGCTCTCGCACTCGGGGTGGCGGAAGAGAAGATCATCGTGGATCCGGGCCACGACCTGAACAAGACGACCGTGCACTCGCTCGAGCTCACCCGCCGTCTCGACGAGATCGCGGCGCTGGGGTTCCCCGTGCTCGCCGCGGTCTCGAACAAGGACTTCGTCGGCGAGTCCCTGGATCTGCCGAAGTCCCGACGCCTGGCCGGATCCCTCGCCGCCGCGGCGGCGTGTGTGGCCGGCGGCGCCCGAATCCTGCGGATGCACAACGTCGCACCGTCGGTGCAGACCGCCCGCATGCTCGAGTGCATTGCCGGATGGCGCGCTCCTGCGCTGGCCGTGCACAACACCGGGCAGCGCAACGTCGACCCGGACCGTTCCCCCGTCGGCGACGACCCGGACTGGACCGACCCCTCGCAGCCGGTGCGGCGGGAGCGCTCATGAGGCGTCTCGACCGCCCCGCCACCGCCGGGGAGCAGAACGACGACCAGCTGCTGCGCCTCTACGCCGCCCCCGCGGAGGCCGAGCGCTGGGTACGCATGATGTTCGTGTCCTCGGTCGACGGCGCGGCCGCCCTCGAGGATCGCTCCGGCGGGCTCGGCTCGGCGGCCGACCGTCGGGTCTTCGACCTGGCCCGTCGCGACGCGGATGTCATCCTCGTCGGCGCGGGCACTGTCCGCGCCGAAGGGTACGAGGGCGAGCTCCTGGACTCCGCGGCCCGGCGATGGCGTCTCGAACACGGCATGTCCGCGCATCCGGACGTGGCCGTGGTCTCGGGAACCCTCGGCCTGGACCCGGACTCGGCGTTCTTCACGCAGGCACCGGTGCGCCCCCTGATCGTGACGACGCACGCGGCCTGCGCGGCGGATCCCGAGCACGCCGACCGGCTCGCAGAGGTTGCGGACGTGCTGCGCTGCGGCCGCCAGCAGGTGGATCCCGTCGCCGTGCTGCGGAATCTCGGCGAGCGTGGACATCGGGTGATCCACGGGGAGGGAGGCCCCGCCCTGTTCGGCGCGTTCGCCGCCGCGGACGCAGTCGACGAGCTGCAGCTGAGCCTGTCCCCGCTGCTCGCCGGCCCCGAGGGGCCGCGGATACTCGGCGGCGCGGCCGAGGCGTCCGTCCTGCCGACGAGCCTGCGACTGGCACACGTGCTCGAAGAGAACTCGATGCTGCTGTTGCGCTACCTGGTCGAACGTTCATGAGCGCCGACCGACCGAGTCGGCCGCGCACCGCGTACGAGGTGCTCGGCGTCGCCCCCAACGTGAGCGAAGACGAGCTGCGCCGAGCCCACCGGCGCGCGGCCCGGGCGGCGCATCCGGACACCGGTGGCAGCGCCGCGGCCTTCGCCGCGGTGGCCGCCGCGTGGGAGGCCGTCGGCACCCCCGAGGCCCGGGCCCGCTATGACCGCAGTCTCGGCGGCACCGGCGCCCACGCACCCGGCGCCGCCTCCACACGACGGGACCCCGGGCCGACCTTCACGCCACGCGGAGCCCGCACGGCCGCCACCGGCACGGACCGGAGCTCGGGCGGGCCCCCGCCGCGCGAGCGCCCCGTGGTCTTCGTGCCGCCG
Proteins encoded in this region:
- the folP gene encoding dihydropteroate synthase — protein: MLFPDPPLRHRVHTFARTEVDLSQRILTMAVINRTPDSFYDAGATFALDDALRAARDAESDGADWLDVGGVPFAPGDELDPRHEADRVVPLIRALREDPDSTTILSADTFQPHVAEAALAAGADVVNDTSGLFYDDLARVTAAADAHLVVTHSLAHVHGPRTVVPAPHYGDVVAEVREHLCRTVDKALALGVAEEKIIVDPGHDLNKTTVHSLELTRRLDEIAALGFPVLAAVSNKDFVGESLDLPKSRRLAGSLAAAAACVAGGARILRMHNVAPSVQTARMLECIAGWRAPALAVHNTGQRNVDPDRSPVGDDPDWTDPSQPVRRERS
- a CDS encoding pyrimidine reductase family protein, with product MRRLDRPATAGEQNDDQLLRLYAAPAEAERWVRMMFVSSVDGAAALEDRSGGLGSAADRRVFDLARRDADVILVGAGTVRAEGYEGELLDSAARRWRLEHGMSAHPDVAVVSGTLGLDPDSAFFTQAPVRPLIVTTHAACAADPEHADRLAEVADVLRCGRQQVDPVAVLRNLGERGHRVIHGEGGPALFGAFAAADAVDELQLSLSPLLAGPEGPRILGGAAEASVLPTSLRLAHVLEENSMLLLRYLVERS